One genomic segment of Nonomuraea coxensis DSM 45129 includes these proteins:
- a CDS encoding IS1182 family transposase has product MLEKRRGRQVPELTARVVAAAFPKGTLAVWLRDALGEVFSDELFAEAFPADGRPAISPGALAAVSVLQYADNLSDRQAAEAVRARMDWKYLLGLELTDPGFDHSVLSDFRARLAEHGLEEKIFEAVLEAAAARGLLRPRGRQRTDSTKVLADVRLLNRMEFVGEVLRTALEALAAAHPSWLEEVLAGQEERWLRRYGERIDSWHGDLPGADREQWLRQVGEDGFFLLEKIEDAKAPAWLPLIPALAALRRCWDEQYLRDEHGVQAREGAQLPPGAQRMASPHDPQARYGVKRGQGWVGYTLHVTETCEADAPRLITDVATGTAADGDDSAALPGIHQRLERRGLLPAEHLLDSGYVTAANLVEAAGTRGVVLIGPARPITAAAADGRFTHEDFRIDDQARTAVCPGGQTSISWVPAHSARGVPVIQVRFAAAGCRACPLRQRCTTADNPQWGRTLTLRHPRQRAALQQRRHEQDTPAWRHRYRPRAGIEATIHQLTSRTGLRRSRYHGLQRTHLGHCLAAAAVNLIRIHAWEHGIPPDPTRRTHLSRLLGKCA; this is encoded by the coding sequence ATGCTGGAGAAGCGACGTGGGCGACAGGTGCCCGAGCTGACGGCCCGGGTGGTCGCGGCGGCCTTCCCCAAGGGCACCCTGGCGGTGTGGCTGCGTGATGCGCTGGGCGAGGTGTTCTCCGACGAGTTGTTCGCCGAGGCGTTTCCAGCCGATGGGCGCCCGGCCATCTCGCCGGGCGCGCTGGCGGCGGTGTCGGTGTTGCAGTACGCCGACAACCTCTCCGACAGGCAGGCGGCCGAGGCGGTGCGAGCCCGGATGGACTGGAAATACCTTTTGGGGCTGGAGCTGACAGACCCGGGGTTCGACCACAGCGTGCTCAGCGACTTCCGCGCACGGCTGGCCGAGCACGGCCTGGAGGAGAAGATCTTCGAGGCGGTGCTGGAGGCAGCCGCCGCTCGCGGGCTGCTGCGCCCGCGCGGGCGGCAGCGGACGGATTCCACCAAGGTCTTGGCCGATGTGCGGCTGCTCAACCGGATGGAGTTCGTCGGCGAGGTGCTGCGCACGGCGCTGGAGGCCCTGGCCGCTGCGCACCCGTCCTGGCTTGAGGAGGTGCTGGCAGGGCAGGAGGAGCGGTGGCTGCGCCGCTATGGGGAGCGGATCGACTCCTGGCACGGGGACCTGCCTGGTGCCGATCGCGAGCAATGGCTGCGGCAGGTGGGCGAAGACGGCTTCTTCCTGCTGGAGAAGATCGAGGATGCGAAGGCGCCGGCATGGCTGCCTCTGATCCCCGCCCTGGCGGCGCTGCGCCGCTGCTGGGATGAGCAGTACCTGCGCGACGAGCACGGCGTGCAGGCCCGCGAAGGCGCACAGTTGCCGCCCGGGGCCCAGCGCATGGCCAGCCCGCACGACCCGCAGGCCCGCTACGGGGTCAAGCGCGGGCAGGGCTGGGTCGGCTACACCCTGCACGTGACCGAGACCTGCGAGGCGGACGCGCCCCGCCTGATCACGGACGTGGCCACCGGCACCGCCGCCGACGGTGATGACAGCGCCGCGCTGCCGGGCATCCACCAGCGTCTTGAGCGACGCGGTCTGCTGCCCGCCGAGCACCTGCTCGACAGCGGCTACGTCACCGCGGCGAACCTGGTCGAGGCCGCCGGCACCCGCGGCGTCGTCCTCATCGGCCCGGCCCGCCCCATCACCGCGGCCGCGGCTGACGGCCGCTTCACCCACGAGGACTTCCGCATCGACGACCAGGCGCGCACCGCCGTCTGCCCCGGCGGGCAAACCAGCATCTCCTGGGTCCCGGCCCACTCGGCCAGGGGCGTCCCCGTTATCCAGGTACGTTTCGCCGCCGCCGGCTGCCGCGCCTGCCCGCTGCGGCAGCGTTGCACCACGGCCGACAACCCGCAGTGGGGACGGACGCTGACCCTGCGCCACCCCCGCCAGCGGGCCGCCCTCCAGCAACGCCGCCACGAGCAGGACACCCCCGCCTGGCGGCACCGCTATCGGCCGCGCGCCGGCATCGAGGCCACCATCCACCAGCTGACCTCCCGCACCGGCCTGCGCCGCAGCCGCTACCACGGCCTGCAACGCACCCACCTGGGCCACTGCCTGGCCGCAGCAGCCGTCAACCTGATCCGCATCCACGCCTGGGAACACGGCATTCCACCTGATCCAACACGAAGAACCCATTTATCCCGATTGCTCGGCAAATGCGCGTAA
- a CDS encoding RNA-guided endonuclease InsQ/TnpB family protein, with the protein MQLRYGFRLDPTPGRHIELAKAFGCARVVFNDALRLRNDAHEAGLPFVTDADLSRQVITEAKKRPGRVWLGEVSAVVLQQALADCTRAFRNFFASLSGERKGPKLGAPRLRSRKDSRQAIRFTRNARFSITPGGKLRLPKIGEVAVRWSRELPSEPSSVSVIKDAAGRFFASFVVEVSASPLPESGIESGIDLGLGHFAVLSDGRKIDSPRFLRRAEKKLKRAHKALSRKEKGSKNRAKARLVVARRHARVADARREFHHRLSTQLIRENQAVYVEDLAVKGLARTRLAKSVHDAGWSSFVAMLEYKARLYGRTFVKVGRWFPSSKLCSVCGAVRQDMPLSVREWTCSCGAAHDRDINAALNILAAGRAERQNACGGPVRPGASPARPVEAGSQGSAAA; encoded by the coding sequence GTGCAGCTCCGTTACGGCTTCCGCCTCGACCCGACACCGGGCCGGCACATCGAGCTGGCCAAGGCGTTCGGTTGCGCGCGTGTCGTGTTCAACGACGCGCTGCGGCTGCGTAACGACGCGCATGAGGCCGGCCTGCCGTTCGTCACCGACGCCGACCTGTCCCGGCAGGTCATCACCGAGGCGAAGAAGCGCCCCGGCCGGGTGTGGCTGGGCGAGGTGTCGGCGGTGGTGCTCCAGCAGGCGCTGGCCGACTGCACGAGGGCGTTCCGCAACTTCTTCGCCTCGTTGTCGGGCGAACGCAAAGGCCCGAAGCTGGGCGCTCCCCGGTTGCGGTCCCGCAAGGACAGCCGGCAGGCGATCCGGTTCACCCGCAACGCCCGATTCTCGATCACGCCGGGCGGAAAGCTACGCCTGCCGAAGATCGGAGAGGTGGCGGTGCGCTGGTCGCGGGAGTTGCCCTCCGAGCCGTCCAGCGTGAGCGTGATCAAGGATGCGGCGGGCCGGTTCTTCGCGTCCTTCGTCGTGGAGGTCAGCGCCTCACCCCTGCCGGAAAGCGGGATCGAGAGCGGGATCGACCTGGGTCTTGGACACTTCGCTGTCCTGTCGGACGGGCGGAAGATCGATTCGCCTCGGTTCCTGCGCCGGGCGGAGAAGAAACTCAAGCGGGCGCACAAGGCCCTGTCCCGTAAGGAGAAAGGTTCCAAGAACCGGGCCAAGGCCCGGCTTGTGGTCGCCCGGCGGCACGCCAGGGTCGCCGACGCGCGCCGCGAGTTCCACCACCGGCTCTCCACACAGCTCATCCGCGAGAACCAAGCGGTGTATGTGGAGGACCTGGCGGTCAAGGGATTGGCGCGCACCCGGCTGGCCAAGAGCGTGCATGATGCGGGCTGGTCGTCGTTCGTGGCCATGCTGGAGTACAAGGCGCGCCTGTACGGCAGGACCTTCGTCAAGGTCGGTCGCTGGTTCCCGAGTAGCAAGCTGTGCTCGGTATGCGGAGCCGTACGGCAGGACATGCCCCTGTCGGTGCGGGAGTGGACCTGCTCCTGCGGTGCGGCCCACGACCGGGACATCAACGCCGCGCTCAATATCCTCGCCGCCGGACGGGCGGAGAGGCAAAACGCCTGTGGAGGGCCGGTAAGGCCGGGCGCGAGCCCGGCACGGCCCGTCGAAGCAGGAAGCCAAGGAAGTGCCGCCGCGTGA
- a CDS encoding iron-containing alcohol dehydrogenase → MPYCGANPVSDMWSEQAMRLLAGSFTAAVRDGDDAGARAGMAMAATFAGLGFGNAGVHIPHANAYPIAGRVRDFRPEGYPKDEPLVPHGMAVALSAPEAFRFTFAACPERHLRAAEILDPAAGGEPAGRLPAVLAALMREIGLPNGIGGVGYTEADVPALVEGAMKQQRLLATAPLPVGEDDLAAILSRSVELW, encoded by the coding sequence GTGCCCTACTGCGGGGCCAACCCGGTCTCCGACATGTGGTCGGAGCAGGCGATGCGGCTGCTCGCCGGCTCGTTCACCGCGGCGGTGCGCGACGGCGACGACGCCGGCGCGCGGGCCGGGATGGCGATGGCGGCGACGTTCGCCGGGCTCGGCTTCGGCAACGCCGGCGTGCACATCCCGCACGCCAACGCCTATCCCATCGCCGGTCGGGTCAGGGACTTCCGTCCCGAGGGCTATCCGAAGGACGAGCCGCTGGTGCCGCACGGCATGGCGGTGGCGCTGAGCGCGCCCGAGGCGTTCCGGTTCACGTTCGCGGCCTGCCCTGAGCGCCACCTGCGGGCCGCGGAGATCCTGGATCCGGCCGCCGGCGGCGAGCCGGCCGGGCGGCTGCCCGCGGTGCTGGCGGCGCTGATGCGCGAGATCGGCCTGCCGAACGGCATCGGCGGCGTCGGCTACACCGAGGCGGACGTCCCCGCCCTGGTGGAGGGGGCGATGAAGCAGCAGCGCCTGCTCGCCACCGCCCCGCTGCCGGTGGGCGAGGACGACCTCGCGGCGATCCTGTCCCGTTCCGTCGAGCTCTGGTGA
- a CDS encoding FAD-dependent monooxygenase, translating into MMKVVCVGGGPASLYFSILMKRMDTSHELTVYERNPAGSTYGWGVTYWSQLLQNLYALDPESAQAIKENSVHWDDWVVDLQERATLTMEHGDDGFGIGRRTLLDILARRAGELGVRIVYEHEITGPDAPELDGADVVVAGDGINSRLREPHAEHFGTEFTVGRNVYMWLGTTKIFDSFVFSFVETAHGWIWCYGYPYGNEHSTCVVECAPATWTGLGLDAASEADSLAVLEKLFSDVLDGHPLIGREQPDGSAHWLNFRTLTNRTWHRGNVALLGDAAHTTHYSIGAGTALALGDAAFLADALHSDPDPLSALALYSRRRIPAIRMTQRSARNSARWYENLPRYAALSPRQFVALLGQRHSTTLRRVPPRLYYAVGRTLEGLQDGTHWLATKLGRGPACECCRPQPTEGG; encoded by the coding sequence ATGATGAAGGTCGTCTGCGTCGGCGGTGGGCCCGCCAGCCTGTACTTCTCGATCCTCATGAAGCGGATGGACACGTCCCACGAGCTCACGGTCTACGAGCGGAACCCGGCGGGCTCGACCTACGGGTGGGGCGTGACGTACTGGTCGCAGCTCCTGCAGAACCTGTACGCGCTCGACCCGGAGTCCGCGCAGGCCATCAAGGAGAACTCCGTGCACTGGGACGACTGGGTCGTCGACCTCCAGGAGCGCGCGACCCTCACCATGGAGCACGGCGACGACGGCTTCGGCATCGGCCGCCGCACCCTGCTCGACATCCTCGCCCGGCGCGCGGGCGAGCTCGGCGTGCGGATCGTGTACGAGCACGAGATCACCGGCCCCGACGCGCCCGAGCTGGACGGGGCGGACGTGGTCGTGGCGGGCGACGGGATCAACAGCAGGCTGCGCGAGCCGCACGCCGAGCACTTCGGCACCGAGTTCACCGTCGGCCGCAACGTCTACATGTGGCTCGGCACGACGAAGATCTTCGACTCGTTCGTCTTCTCGTTCGTGGAGACCGCGCACGGCTGGATCTGGTGCTACGGCTACCCGTACGGCAACGAGCACAGCACCTGCGTGGTCGAGTGCGCGCCCGCCACCTGGACGGGCCTCGGCCTCGACGCGGCGAGCGAGGCCGACAGCCTCGCGGTGCTGGAGAAGCTGTTCTCCGACGTCCTGGACGGGCACCCGCTGATCGGCCGCGAGCAGCCCGACGGCAGCGCCCACTGGCTCAACTTCCGCACCCTCACCAACCGCACCTGGCACCGCGGCAACGTGGCCCTGCTCGGGGACGCCGCGCACACCACCCACTACTCGATCGGCGCGGGCACCGCGCTCGCGCTGGGCGACGCCGCCTTCCTGGCCGACGCGCTGCACAGCGACCCCGACCCGCTGTCCGCGCTCGCCCTCTACTCGCGCAGGCGCATCCCGGCCATCCGGATGACCCAGCGCTCGGCCCGCAACAGCGCCCGCTGGTACGAGAACCTGCCCCGCTACGCCGCCCTTTCGCCGCGGCAGTTCGTGGCGCTGCTCGGCCAGCGGCACTCCACGACGCTGAGGCGCGTCCCGCCGAGGCTCTACTACGCCGTCGGCCGCACCCTGGAGGGCCTGCAGGACGGGACGCACTGGCTGGCCACGAAGCTGGGCAGGGGCCCGGCCTGCGAGTGCTGCCGTCCGCAGCCCACGGAGGGCGGGTAA
- a CDS encoding proteasome activator, producing the protein MTSTPGPYGPEEHGSPALSPQAAAAEREIARVTEPARLLRMSDMVRMLLDEAQGTPLDDRARDQLKHIHLRAIEEIGESVAPELREELERLMPEEPAGLPSQAELRIMQGQLVGWLDGVFQGIKAGLALQQAGARPRLPEGRGHDLPDRPRGGSGPYL; encoded by the coding sequence ATGACTTCGACACCCGGCCCGTACGGCCCGGAGGAGCACGGCTCGCCGGCGCTGTCGCCGCAGGCCGCCGCCGCGGAACGGGAGATCGCCCGCGTCACCGAGCCGGCCCGGCTGCTGCGCATGAGCGACATGGTGCGCATGCTGCTGGACGAGGCCCAGGGCACGCCCCTGGACGATCGCGCCCGCGACCAGCTCAAGCACATCCATCTGCGGGCCATCGAGGAGATCGGCGAGTCCGTGGCGCCGGAGCTGCGGGAGGAACTCGAACGCCTCATGCCCGAGGAGCCGGCCGGCCTGCCGAGCCAGGCGGAGCTGCGCATCATGCAGGGCCAGCTCGTGGGCTGGCTGGACGGCGTCTTCCAGGGCATCAAGGCCGGGCTGGCGCTCCAGCAGGCCGGCGCCCGCCCGCGGCTGCCCGAGGGCCGTGGGCACGACCTGCCGGACCGGCCGCGCGGCGGCTCGGGCCCCTACCTGTGA
- a CDS encoding chorismate mutase produces MENSQPRPEGAVLEELQRLRASIDNLDAALVHLLAERFKCTQEVGRLKAEHRLPPADPEREARQIHRLRSLAEESKLDPVFAERFLNFIIAEVVRHHELIASSMSESRARR; encoded by the coding sequence ATGGAAAACTCCCAGCCCCGCCCGGAGGGGGCCGTTCTTGAGGAGCTCCAGCGGCTCCGCGCCAGCATCGACAACCTCGACGCCGCTCTTGTGCACCTGCTGGCGGAGCGGTTCAAGTGCACGCAGGAGGTCGGCCGGCTCAAGGCGGAGCACCGGCTGCCCCCGGCGGACCCCGAGCGCGAGGCCCGGCAGATCCACCGACTGCGCAGCCTGGCCGAGGAGTCGAAGCTCGATCCGGTCTTCGCCGAGAGGTTCCTGAACTTCATCATCGCCGAGGTGGTGCGCCACCACGAGCTGATCGCCAGCAGCATGTCGGAGAGCCGCGCGCGACGCTGA
- a CDS encoding WGxxGxxG family protein yields the protein MRKTLTGLGLAFFLTLAPAAAATAETPVAPVAHSQVTPAPQDNKQSNDGGGNAGLWGLLGLLGLLGFAGMRRREHHDVGTAEHVGNRNMRR from the coding sequence ATGCGCAAGACACTCACCGGACTGGGACTGGCGTTCTTCCTGACGCTCGCCCCGGCCGCCGCGGCCACAGCCGAGACGCCGGTCGCGCCCGTGGCGCACAGTCAGGTCACTCCTGCGCCACAGGACAACAAGCAGAGCAACGACGGCGGCGGCAATGCCGGTCTGTGGGGCCTGCTGGGCCTGCTCGGACTTCTGGGCTTCGCCGGCATGCGGCGTCGCGAACACCACGACGTCGGCACCGCCGAGCACGTCGGCAACCGCAACATGCGCCGGTAG
- a CDS encoding DUF2382 domain-containing protein, which yields MALQTEIRHLFDCHLVGSDGQSIGQVGQVYLNDRTGDPEWVTVRTGMFGMKETFVPLAGSHRSGDEIRVPFDKDKIKDAPNIDVDGHLSIEEEARLYRHYGLQPPSVPAQRSMSPTGEGRTTTEGRAGDVPGPAKPTMPAGPARGTTPTASTTPTAPTTPTKPGMPATGGMERPGGMGRPEDIADREIDMTMSEEQLRIGKETVESGRVRLRKYVETETVQESVPLSHEEIVIEREPIREGEMAAGTYEIGEDEQSMTLHEERAVIGKETRPVERVHARKQSVEHEETVSGTVRKEHLEIDEEGITRDRDRSGKRDEDLPPL from the coding sequence ATGGCACTGCAAACAGAGATACGGCACCTGTTCGACTGCCACCTCGTAGGGTCGGACGGGCAGTCCATCGGCCAGGTAGGCCAGGTCTATCTCAACGACCGCACCGGCGACCCGGAATGGGTCACCGTCCGGACCGGGATGTTCGGCATGAAGGAGACCTTCGTGCCCCTGGCCGGCTCGCACCGCAGCGGGGACGAGATCCGCGTCCCGTTCGACAAGGACAAGATCAAGGACGCGCCGAACATCGACGTGGACGGCCATCTGTCCATCGAGGAGGAGGCGCGGCTCTACCGGCACTACGGCCTCCAGCCGCCGTCGGTCCCCGCGCAGCGGAGCATGTCGCCCACCGGCGAGGGCCGCACGACGACGGAAGGCCGCGCGGGAGACGTCCCCGGCCCCGCCAAGCCCACCATGCCCGCCGGGCCCGCCAGAGGGACCACACCGACGGCCTCCACCACGCCGACCGCACCGACCACGCCCACCAAGCCCGGCATGCCGGCCACCGGAGGCATGGAACGCCCTGGAGGCATGGGCCGCCCGGAGGACATCGCCGATCGCGAGATCGACATGACCATGTCCGAGGAGCAGCTCCGCATCGGCAAGGAGACCGTGGAGAGCGGCCGGGTACGGCTGCGCAAGTACGTCGAGACCGAGACCGTGCAGGAGTCCGTCCCGCTCAGCCACGAGGAGATCGTGATCGAGCGCGAGCCGATCCGCGAGGGCGAGATGGCCGCGGGCACGTACGAGATCGGCGAGGACGAGCAGAGCATGACCCTGCACGAGGAGCGCGCGGTCATCGGCAAGGAGACCCGTCCCGTGGAGCGCGTCCACGCGCGCAAGCAGTCCGTCGAGCACGAGGAGACGGTGAGCGGGACGGTCCGCAAGGAGCACCTGGAGATCGACGAGGAGGGCATCACCCGTGACCGTGACCGCTCCGGCAAGCGGGACGAGGACCTTCCGCCGCTGTAG
- a CDS encoding glycosyltransferase, giving the protein MIPSHRRLVIVVRADPVICGHSGEARNLAEVALTRGFTDVRLLTWPIPALRAAGLPLKPLDRLLPYSPGITVERPEPVGDYRVPDGRHQSGLTGRLVELLAEPVPTTCLSMYLAPHTSVVVDAVASARAAGYAPDVHTIAKAVGSDVTNVIRSCLREGRFGAATVLFTTFLANDEVVAVSDYTRDEIIASAEQVDAHCGTGFAEQCRRRVTVSYPPIDSTAFLDLDQAEVDAALARRGLDRDGYVLFLSRVTRAKGIYELVTAFSRARCRSRVKLVVAGTGPALADIRALAAADERVLFLDDVDDSEKALLMHGCAAYALPTKPEPDFVETFGIALAEKMLAGGGPIITTTTGGTGEAVGDTAVIVRPGDVAGLAAALDRVVLDLSAAERHDMEMRARARALRFDRAAVFDDLFPQTPVIEVA; this is encoded by the coding sequence ATGATCCCCTCGCATCGCCGTCTCGTCATCGTGGTCAGGGCCGACCCGGTCATCTGCGGTCACTCGGGTGAAGCACGCAACCTCGCCGAGGTGGCGTTGACCCGCGGGTTCACCGACGTGCGGCTGCTGACGTGGCCGATCCCCGCGTTGCGGGCGGCCGGGTTGCCGCTCAAGCCGCTGGACCGGCTGCTGCCGTACAGTCCCGGCATCACCGTGGAGCGGCCGGAGCCGGTCGGCGACTACCGGGTGCCCGACGGGCGCCATCAGTCGGGGCTCACCGGGCGGCTGGTCGAGCTGCTGGCCGAGCCGGTGCCGACGACCTGCCTGTCGATGTACCTCGCGCCGCACACGTCGGTGGTCGTGGACGCGGTCGCGTCCGCCCGCGCCGCCGGTTACGCGCCCGACGTCCACACGATCGCCAAGGCGGTCGGCTCCGACGTCACCAACGTGATCCGCTCGTGCCTGCGCGAGGGCCGGTTCGGGGCGGCGACCGTGCTGTTCACCACGTTCCTCGCCAACGACGAGGTCGTCGCGGTCTCCGACTACACCAGGGACGAGATCATCGCCTCGGCCGAGCAGGTGGACGCGCACTGCGGCACCGGCTTCGCCGAGCAGTGCCGGCGGCGGGTGACGGTCAGCTACCCGCCGATCGACTCGACGGCCTTCCTCGACCTCGACCAGGCGGAGGTGGACGCCGCGCTCGCCCGCCGCGGGCTGGACCGCGACGGCTACGTGCTGTTCCTGTCCAGGGTGACCCGCGCGAAGGGCATCTATGAGCTGGTGACGGCCTTCTCGAGGGCGCGCTGCCGTTCGCGGGTGAAGCTGGTCGTCGCGGGCACGGGCCCGGCGCTGGCGGACATCCGGGCGCTGGCCGCGGCCGACGAGCGGGTGCTGTTCCTCGACGACGTGGACGACAGCGAGAAGGCGCTGCTCATGCACGGGTGCGCGGCCTACGCGCTGCCCACCAAGCCCGAGCCCGACTTCGTCGAGACCTTCGGCATCGCCCTCGCCGAGAAGATGCTGGCCGGCGGCGGGCCGATCATCACGACCACGACGGGCGGCACCGGGGAGGCGGTCGGCGACACCGCCGTCATCGTCCGGCCCGGTGACGTCGCGGGTCTGGCGGCGGCCCTCGACCGCGTGGTGCTGGACCTGTCGGCCGCCGAGCGGCACGACATGGAGATGCGCGCCCGTGCCCGCGCGCTGCGCTTCGACCGGGCGGCGGTGTTCGACGACCTCTTCCCGCAGACGCCGGTGATCGAGGTCGCCTGA
- a CDS encoding glycoside hydrolase domain-containing protein has translation MRRRSTIRISPWRNLKRTANGYIAAILTNIDPFIGTAATDLPRARGLAATWWWPKPQVGNTHPGATSPLGMVSACAYSGAYPTGYGRYAKNTEGVPEEMFERLQASGFTHFQQSGTGAIRKYYNYVRVTPMVQPLDDLNESWPLHDEVAEAGYYAATLDTGIRCELTVGTKVAVHRYTFPEHSSARVVIDLSCGGLGIDLGRTVPVRAQAESMGHGRAQGTVVMEGVPLSVYLEVDSPGWRQMLWYDRRLIHGGTRLDFDSIRQTTLRPFGMLFMGPARAGQTVEVRLGFSLRGCEQARHNLERECGQASPAFDTVRLRTRARWGDHLDRVQVEGGTPARRTVFGTALYHALIKPCFGDDESPFWPTPGPFAFDVCTMWDIYKTQLPLLSAIVPERAGDLLESLIRVCEEEGNFPIGYRMARGADRFFRQASALVHTALADAHALGRTALDWNWALVHMVGDLRRMYGEDFFEHGVVHPITHTLDLAYAHHCTAQVARALNDRRLADDLERRGRQWTNAFDPGTGLLRDSEFYEGGKWNYSFRLLHDMAARIALAGGDKEFVDKLDQFFGFGARPVRQPGRRPDPAEMAAGYALNRFEGLNNEPDMEAPWAYHYAGRPDRTAEVVHAALTWQFGTGPGGLPGNDDSGGLSSWYVWASLGLFPVAGQSLFLLNAPAFERAVLRTGDGELVVETSGHRETPIGVDGPEGHPPPQYVQSATLDGKPLHATHLDAATVHRGGVLHLRLGPEPSAWGQELRPPSLSDPPAT, from the coding sequence GTGCGACGGAGATCAACTATAAGGATTTCACCTTGGCGAAACCTTAAGCGAACAGCGAACGGGTACATTGCCGCCATCCTCACGAACATCGATCCCTTCATCGGCACAGCGGCCACCGACCTGCCTCGCGCACGCGGTCTCGCCGCCACGTGGTGGTGGCCGAAACCACAGGTCGGCAACACCCACCCAGGGGCGACCTCGCCGCTCGGCATGGTCTCCGCCTGCGCCTACTCCGGCGCCTACCCCACGGGCTACGGCCGCTACGCCAAGAACACCGAGGGCGTGCCCGAGGAGATGTTCGAGCGGCTCCAGGCGTCCGGGTTCACCCACTTCCAGCAGTCCGGCACCGGCGCGATCCGCAAGTACTACAACTACGTCCGGGTCACCCCGATGGTGCAGCCGCTGGACGACCTCAACGAGTCCTGGCCGCTGCACGACGAGGTGGCCGAGGCGGGCTACTACGCCGCCACCCTCGACACCGGCATCCGCTGCGAGCTGACCGTGGGCACCAAGGTCGCCGTGCACCGCTACACCTTCCCCGAGCACTCCAGCGCCCGCGTGGTGATCGACCTGTCCTGCGGCGGCCTCGGCATCGACCTCGGCCGCACCGTGCCGGTCCGGGCGCAGGCCGAGAGCATGGGGCACGGCCGCGCGCAGGGCACGGTGGTGATGGAGGGCGTCCCGCTGTCGGTCTACCTGGAGGTGGACAGCCCCGGCTGGCGGCAGATGCTCTGGTACGACCGCCGTCTCATCCACGGCGGCACCCGCCTCGACTTCGACAGCATCCGGCAGACCACGCTCCGCCCGTTCGGCATGCTCTTCATGGGCCCGGCCAGGGCGGGGCAGACGGTCGAGGTGCGGCTCGGGTTCTCGCTGCGCGGCTGCGAGCAGGCCCGCCACAACCTCGAACGCGAGTGCGGCCAGGCGAGCCCCGCCTTCGACACGGTGCGCCTGCGCACCCGCGCCCGCTGGGGCGACCATCTCGACCGCGTCCAGGTCGAGGGCGGCACGCCCGCCCGCCGCACGGTCTTCGGCACCGCGCTCTACCACGCGCTGATCAAGCCGTGTTTCGGCGACGACGAGAGCCCGTTCTGGCCGACCCCCGGGCCGTTCGCCTTCGACGTGTGCACCATGTGGGACATCTACAAGACCCAGCTCCCGCTGCTGTCCGCCATCGTCCCCGAGCGGGCCGGCGACCTGCTGGAGTCGCTGATCCGGGTCTGCGAGGAGGAGGGCAACTTCCCGATCGGCTACCGCATGGCCCGCGGCGCCGACCGGTTCTTCCGCCAGGCGAGCGCGCTCGTCCACACGGCGCTGGCCGACGCCCACGCGCTCGGCCGCACCGCGCTCGACTGGAACTGGGCGCTCGTGCACATGGTCGGCGACCTGCGCCGCATGTACGGCGAGGACTTCTTCGAGCACGGCGTGGTGCACCCCATCACCCACACCCTCGACCTGGCCTACGCCCACCACTGCACCGCCCAGGTCGCCCGCGCGCTCAACGACCGCCGCCTGGCCGACGACCTGGAGCGGCGCGGCCGTCAGTGGACCAACGCCTTCGACCCCGGCACCGGCCTGCTGCGCGACTCGGAGTTCTACGAGGGCGGCAAGTGGAACTACTCCTTCCGCCTGCTGCACGACATGGCCGCCCGCATCGCGCTGGCCGGCGGCGACAAGGAGTTCGTCGACAAGCTCGACCAGTTCTTCGGCTTCGGCGCGCGGCCGGTGCGGCAGCCGGGCCGGCGCCCCGACCCGGCGGAGATGGCGGCCGGCTACGCGCTCAACCGGTTCGAGGGGCTGAACAACGAGCCCGACATGGAGGCGCCCTGGGCCTACCACTACGCGGGCCGGCCCGACCGCACCGCCGAGGTGGTGCACGCGGCGCTGACCTGGCAGTTCGGCACCGGGCCAGGCGGCCTGCCGGGCAACGACGACTCCGGCGGCCTCAGCTCCTGGTACGTGTGGGCGTCGCTGGGCCTGTTCCCGGTCGCCGGGCAGAGCCTGTTCCTGCTCAACGCGCCCGCCTTCGAACGGGCCGTGCTCCGCACCGGCGACGGCGAGCTCGTCGTCGAGACCAGCGGCCACCGTGAGACCCCGATCGGCGTGGACGGCCCGGAAGGCCACCCGCCCCCGCAGTACGTGCAGTCGGCGACGCTCGACGGCAAGCCCCTGCACGCGACGCACCTGGACGCCGCCACCGTGCACCGCGGCGGCGTCCTCCACCTCCGGCTCGGACCGGAGCCGTCGGCGTGGGGCCAGGAGCTCCGGCCCCCGTCTCTTTCCGATCCACCCGCGACATAG